In Macrobrachium rosenbergii isolate ZJJX-2024 chromosome 47, ASM4041242v1, whole genome shotgun sequence, the following are encoded in one genomic region:
- the LOC136830771 gene encoding uncharacterized protein yields the protein MLSLKLCRSERTLHMVVSNTCFYYHHLLSGIHTSIPLIVESSNSHCDGSNGKLDVFIKGIKLRNKRTKLLSDHQSSVRSRKLLKGGRPEVSKIKLLSVGSIESSGNARTNVQTKVWDSGTQRDRSALESLSGEVEQNVCTEENLVKRDISRKDVIVRSLNQENIKPDDSKLASSCTKSEMTQRTRIQEDKTNGKVQKSAVKVSDKPWKITVEEQLMLTQLISSGRIHEALSQIEDYKKQNRVVPFRLFRYFCGCACTQGLVNEIYKVKEVAEKIHPLLYKKHLCFDNYLASAYCHRGDFSRSLEQLLSLYHETPKGAKKLKDAVSFITFNILKSNREENEQMVLKFAEGLAKTERILYPALSVWRFCFCSSLYRHQMIAKYLVESFPELIELLPQKLEAIISKSYIEANLDLLHRTFQLLLQNEFTPFYASATSALLYHQCEMGDVAGVNQTLKFAIMLKVYLKPSQIQRFLSLLAYRSKPAPMLLLEMKYKFPPRPLPHHTPEFQYKF from the exons ATGTTGAGCTTGAAACTATGTAGATCTGAAAGGACTCTGCATATGGTTGTCAgtaatacttgtttttattaccaTCACTTATTGTCTGGTATCCATACAAGTATACCCCTTATCGTAGAAAGTTCAAATTCTCACTGTGATGGTAGCAATGGAAAATTAGATGTATTTATCAAAGGAATAAAGTTAAGGAACAAACGTACTAAACTTTTGAGTGACCATCAATCATCTGTTCGatctagaaaattattaaaaggagGGAGACCAGAGGTCTCCAAAATTAAGTTGCTTTCAGTTGGAAGTATAGAAAGCAGTGGGAATGCTAGGACTAACGTGCAAACTAAAGTGTGGGATTCAGGCACACAAAGAGATAGATCCGCATTAGAGTCTCTTAGTGGGGAAGTGGAACAAAATGTGTGTACAGAAGAAAATTTGGTTAAACGTGATATATCCAGAAAAGATGTTATAGTGAGAAgtctgaatcaagaaaatattaaaccagATGATAGTAAACTCGCAAGCAGTTGTACCAAAAGCGAAATGACCCAAAGGACACGTATTCAGGAAGACAAAACGAATGGTAAAGTGCAGAAAAGTGCAGTCAAGGTTTCTGACAAACCATGGAAAATTACAGTTGAAGAGCAGTTAATGTTAACTCAACTTATCAGTTCTGGCAGAATACATGAAGCACTGTCCCAGATTGAAGATTACAAAAA ACAAAATAGGGTGGTGCCATTCAGATTATTCCGTTACTTTTGTGGATGTGCGTGCACCCAAGGATTAGTAAACGAAATTTATAAGGTGAAAGAAGTGGCCGAGAAAATCCAtcctcttttatataaaaagcaCTTGTGTTTTGACAACTATTTGgcaag tGCCTATTGTCACCGTGGAGACTTTAGTAGATCACTTGAACAGCTTCTGTCTTTGTATCATGAAACTCCAAAAGGAGCCAAAAAGTTAAAGGATGCTGTTTCCTTCATAACGTTCAACATCTTGAAGTCCAATAGAGAGGAGAATGAGCAGATG gTTTTAAAATTTGCAGAAGGTTTGGCTAAAACTGAGAGAATATTGTACCCAGCATTATCAGTCTggcgtttttgtttttgcagctcCCTGTATCGACACCAGATG attgcAAAATATCTGGTTGAATCCTTTCCAGAGTTAATTGAACTACTGCCTCAGAAACTTGAGGCAATTATATCTAAATCATACATTGAAGCCAACTTGGATCTTCTGCATCGaacatttcagttattattacaaaatgaatttaCTCCTTTTTATGCTTCAGCTACATCTGCTTTATTATATCATCAGT GTGAAATGGGTGATGTGGCAGGAGTAAATCAAACCCTGAAATTTGCAATTATGTTAAAAGTGTACTTGAAGCCTTCTCAGATTCAGCGATTTCTTAGTCTCCTTGCCTATCGCAGTAAACCAGCACCAATGCTGCTtttggaaatgaaatacaaattcccTCCAAGACCTTTGCCTCATCACACTCCAGAATTCCAGTACAAATTTTAA